acactccaggaacggttaggcctggactcaaggcccccttttGCCCATCAAGAGGGacgggctttgactcagaggaggaagaagaacccaggcgagctcccaaaaaagagccttgcGACACGCCTAGacggagcctcagctcccttaccccctttgacgcagggtccagcgtaaagcaacccaaaatggaactcccagacccatacaagggagatTCCAGGGGAcggaaggcaacccagtggctagaccgAATGCTGCTGTGGGTTGCACTTCATCAAGACCagtttgatgaagaagaacagatggtcgtgtggatcctctaccacatgaccaacaaggctgccgactgggctctccctatcatagggacaattatcaagggcaagggtaacCCCCCAACCactatcccggccttaacggccaaattcaaggaagccttcGCCGACCCAGACGCGAAGAGGGCGgctgccaggaagattgccgcattgactcagaccacaaccacgtctgagtacgttaccaaattccgcaacctcatggcggaactggactggaacactgaggcgtacattgcccagtttacgcgtggccttcactggaaggtaaaAGAACTtttgtccaccaaggacaatattccCGACAACAACCTCGAGGCCATATTCGCCGCCtcggtcaaaattgacaacacttgttgggaaaacaaggaaaaccgTCCTAAGAAGctccctgccaagtccccagccaccgtggccacttccaccactaccaccacccaacgggtccgcctctctgaggaccccaactacgttacaccggaagaaagggactgccgccgcgcatctggcctctgtgtcaagtgcggtcagaagggacacggcatcaaacaatgccccaacggctggaaggccacaatcaaggagaccGCCAAGATAGGGGAAGTTGCGGAGTCagaaaaagagtaaggccaagagctaccgtcaagcccttggtctcaaAATTAGAAACGCATGTATCTGTCTtggaatttgtaaatattgccaTGGATTTGAACAAGAAACCACTACTCTTCCTAGATATGAAACTGCGTGACTACCCGACGGACcctatcaaaaccctcatcgactctggcgccacctccaactTTATATCTCCCACATTAGTAGAACAActtaaaatcccaaaaaccctactcaaaaatccacgagtagtgagaatgctagatggtaccatatcccagactggtcgcatttggcaccaggttcaactcgcggtcttggccaatggccactccCACAttattcctttccttgtttgccccataggcaacacaccggctatcctaggcatgacatggttaacagCAGAAGCTCCCttgattgactggcaacagggattagtcaccttccctgaacaagttcaaattgcctccaaagaagaagcggactcAGACCCTCTAGCAGATCTTCCCCCccagtaccatgagtttgctaaagtctttggcgaagaagaatttaaggtcctccctccacatagggagtatgacatctctatagaccttgtcccagacgCCAAATTGACCCCTGGTCCCATATACAGCATGACAGATGCGGAATCTAAGGCgttgaaacaacacattgatgaggaactagcaacgggcaagatttgCCCCAGTACCTCATCCGCCGGCgctccagtcatgtttgtaaaaaaggcagatggctccCTAAGACTGGTAGTTGACTATAGGAAGTTAAATGACGTCACGCacaagaacgtctacccactCCCTAGGCAGGACGACTTGATGGCCAAACTTAGGCACGCAAAGATGTTCACTAAACTGGATCTCCGCTGGGGCTACAATAACGTtcggatcaaggaaggcaacgaatggaaaaccgcttttcgcaccaaatatgggttatttgaatacctggtcatgccttttggtctcACAAACGCTCCCGCTGCATTCCAGCACTTTATGAATGATCTGTTCAGGGACCTAATCGACGTAACAGTGGTAATCTACTTAGATGACATtctcatcttctcagaaaagcCGGAAGAACACCTGCTCCACGTCAGAGAAGTCCTGTCTcgactaatgaagaaccagttgttctgcaagctgtcaaaatgtcatttccacgtcaccacggTGGATTACTTGGGTATCGTCATATCTCCAGCCGGCTTCTCTATGGACCAGAAAAAGATCAAGGCAGTCACGTCGTGGCCGCAACCCAAGACGgttaaacaggtccaggccttcctagggtttgtcaactacctccgccgctttattcccaacttcagcttgGTTGCGCGCCCTCTGcataacctcaccaaaaaggaaaccccttggtcttggggtaacctagaggaagcagcGTTCCAGGAGTTAAAGCTTCTTGTTACCCAGTCACCGGTCCttatccactccaacccggACATGCCCtattaccttgaaacagacgcatcaggggtagccatgggagccatcttaagtcaacaaggagaggataaCCGCCTCCATCCAATcgcatatatgtccaaatcctttTCTGGCGCCAAAGctaactatgacacccacaataaggagcttctagcgatcatcaaagccctggaAGAGTGGCGTATTTTTCtggaagcaacagacaaacTGATCCAGGTCTTCACAGATCacagaaacctggaatattggatgcaggctagGACATTCAACAGAAGGCACGCACGTTGGCGGGTATTCCTGAGTGATTTTAACTTTGAAAtacactattgcccagggaaacaatcaggaaaacccGACGCCCTTTCCAGAAGGTCAGACTACGTAGACTCCCTAGTAGAACCAGAGGTCATGCTACCGTCAGAGGTTTTTGCCAAtacatcagaagaggaactggaaattgtcacggaaataCGCTCCAAACTAAGGGAAGATCCATCCCTTGAGcctatcatccaattcctgacTGAAGACGTGGATAACGCTCCCCCCTCCATTCGGAaggcttacagagactacgactgggaggaagatctaCTATGGTATCGAGGAAAACTTGTGGTCCCGGACTCAGAAGCCCTGAAGGAACGattactcagggaattccatgactccccactAGCGGGTCACCCAGGCCAGCAAAGGACCCTGGAGCTCTTGAGCtgtaactactggtggccgggaatgaagtcatccgccaaggaatgggtggaatgctgcCCCACTTGTCAAGCCAATCGTCGTGCCCACAACCCGGTCATAGCTctaaaacccttagaagttcccccctttccatttcacaccatctcctatgacttcatcacgggttttcccaagtcagaagGACATGATGCAATCCTGGTAGTCATTGATTCGTTCTCCAAGTtaggccacttcatccctaccTTGAAAAAGGTTTCAGCAAAGGGCTTAGCTGATCTCTTTGTCTCCCACATCTGGAAACTTCATGGGCTCCCCATCAAAACTATATCAGATCGAGGGACTacattcacagggaaattccttaGGGCGCTCTACCAACGATTAGGGATTAAACCTTCCTTCTCCTCGGCCTACCACCCTGAATCAGACGGCCAGACGGAACGTGTCAACcagtttattgaattctaccTAAGGTCTTATGTAGCAGCGGATCATTCAGATTGGGTTAAGTGGTTACCACTTGCGGAGTAtgcctataacaacgccaagcaCTCAGCTACTGGAAAAACCCCATTCGAATTAATTTATGGCAGAAACCCGATCATGAATCCGTCAAACATCCCTGCAAAcgttccagaagcagacctcgTGGCAGATACCCTAGCCAGGGAATGGGAGGAAGCCGAAGcagccctcagaatgagcaaggaacggATGACAAGAGATAAAGGAACAGTCCCGGAATATTCAATAggggaaaaagtctggttagatggaaaaaacgtagaacttaggacaaattccaacaaacTAGACCCCAAGCGACTAGGCCCCTTTGAGgtattagagaaggtatccagtcacgcgtaccgcctcaaaTTACCGGAAACccttaaaatccacaacgtattctatgtgggTTTGTTATCCAGGGCACAcatatccccaagtcaaccatttccagaaaAACCCCcgcctgaaacaatagaaggggaagaagagtatgaggtggaacaaattattgactccaaaagacaacggggaaagtggttctacctgatcaaatggaagggttatggcccggaagacaattcctgggaaccggaagaactcctGGAGCACAGCCAAGAGGAAATCCAGCgattcaacaagtcacgactgaaaaaggcttgtgactccgccaagagcctttaagggggggggcagtgttataacctcctaacatataccattggacttgcacgatttttctgatatttttagtattttttacggacttgatatcttttgttttttgatcacgtgatcttggcgcttattatgccgagatgccgcgc
The nucleotide sequence above comes from Rhizoctonia solani chromosome 3, complete sequence. Encoded proteins:
- a CDS encoding Retrotransposable element Tf2 protein, with protein sequence MDLNKKPLLFLDMKLRDYPTDPIKTLIDSGATSNFISPTLVEQLKIPKTLLKNPRVVRMLDGTISQTGRIWHQVQLAVLANGHSHIIPFLVCPIGNTPAILGMTWLTAEAPLIDWQQGLVTFPEQVQIASKEEADSDPLADLPPQYHEFAKVFGEEEFKVLPPHREYDISIDLVPDAKLTPGPIYSMTDAESKALKQHIDEELATGKICPSTSSAGAPVMFVKKADGSLRLVVDYRKLNDVTHKNVYPLPRQDDLMAKLRHAKMFTKLDLRWGYNNVRIKEGNEWKTAFRTKYGLFEYLVMPFGLTNAPAAFQHFMNDLFRDLIDVTVVIYLDDILIFSEKPEEHLLHVREVLSRLMKNQLFCKLSKCHFHVTTVDYLGIVISPAGFSMDQKKIKAVTSWPQPKTVKQVQAFLGFVNYLRRFIPNFSLVARPLHNLTKKETPWSWGNLEEAAFQELKLLVTQSPVLIHSNPDMPYYLETDASGVAMGAILSQQGEDNRLHPIAYMSKSFSGAKANYDTHNKELLAIIKALEEWRIFLEATDKLIQVFTDHRNLEYWMQARTFNRRHARWRVFLSDFNFEIHYCPGKQSGKPDALSRRSDYVDSLVEPEVMLPSEVFANTSEEELEIVTEIRSKLREDPSLEPIIQFLTEDVDNAPPSIRKAYRDYDWEEDLLWYRGKLVVPDSEALKERLLREFHDSPLAGHPGQQRTLELLSCNYWWPGMKSSAKEWVECCPTCQANRRAHNPVIALKPLEVPPFPFHTISYDFITGFPKSEGHDAILVVIDSFSKLGHFIPTLKKVSAKGLADLFVSHIWKLHGLPIKTISDRGTTFTGKFLRALYQRLGIKPSFSSAYHPESDGQTERVNQFIEFYLRSYVAADHSDWVKWLPLAEYAYNNAKHSATGKTPFELIYGRNPIMNPSNIPANVPEADLVADTLAREWEEAEAALRMSKERMTRDKGTVPEYSIGEKVWLDGKNVELRTNSNKLDPKRLGPFEVLEKVSSHAYRLKLPETLKIHNVFYVGLLSRAHISPSQPFPEKPPPETIEGEEEYEVEQIIDSKRQRGKWFYLIKWKGYGPEDNSWEPEELLEHSQEEIQRFNKSRLKKACDSAKSL